From the Salipiger sp. CCB-MM3 genome, the window GCGGCGGTCATGGCGTGAGTCTGCAGTCCTGATACGCCAAGCGCCGGCCCCATGGAAGGGACCGGCGCCAGCAAGTTTGGACCCGCCGCAGGACCGGCGGGATGCTCTCAGTAGAGGAAGTAGCGCTGCGCCATCGGCAGCTCTTTCGCGGGCTCGCAGGTCAGCAGCTCGCCATTGGCGCGCACCTCGTAGGTTTCCGGGTTCACCTCGACCTCGGGCAGCGCGTCGTTGAGGATGAGGTCCTTCTTGCCGATACCGCGGGTGTTCTTCACCGCCACGGTCTGTTTCGCGAGGCCCAGCTTGTCACGCAGCCCGTCGGCCTGCGCCGCCTCCGACACGAAGATCACCGCCGAGTTCTCGACCGAGCGGCCATAGGCGCCCCACATCGGGCGGGTGTAGACCGGCTGCGGCGTCGGGATCGAAGCGTTCGGATCGCCCATCTGCGCGCAGACAATGGTGCCGCCCATCAGAACCATCTCGGGCTTCACGCCAAAGAAGGCCGGGTTCCACAGCACCAGATCAGCGCGCTTGCCCTCTTCGATCGAGCCGATGTGCTGGCTGATGCCATGGGCGATGGCGGGGTTGATGGTGTATTTGGCGATGTAGCGGCGGACTCGGAAGTTGTCGTTGTCGCCGGTTTCCTCGGCCAGCTTGCCGCGCTGCTTCTTCATCTTGTCGGCGGTCTGCCAGGTACGGATGATCACCTCGCCGACGCGGCCCATGGCCTGACTGTCCGAGGCGATGATCGAGAAGGCGCCCATGTCGTGCAGGATGTCCTCGGCGGCGATGGTCTCGCGGCGGATGCGGCTTTCGGCAAAGGCCACATCCTCGGGGATCGACTTGTCGAGGTGGTGGCAGACCATCAGCATGTCGAGGTGTTCCTCGAGCGTGTTGGTGGTGAACGGGCGGGTCGGGTTGGTCGAGCTGGGCAGCACGAACTCTTCGCCGCAGATCTTGATGATGTCCGGCGCATGGCCGCCGCCCGCGCCCTCGGTGTGGAAGGCGTGGATGGTGCGGCCCTTCATCGCCGCGACGGTGTTCTCGACAAAGCCCGATTCATTGAGCGTGTCGGTATGGATCATCACCTGCACGTCCCAAGCGTCGGCGACGCTCATGCAGTTGTCGATGGTGGCGGGCGTGGTGCCCCAGTCCTCGTGCAGCTTGAGGCAGCAAGCGCCGCCCTTGATCTGCTCTTCCAGCGCCGCGGGCAGCGCCGCGTTGCCCTTGCCCGCGAAGGCAAGGTTCATCGGGAAGGCATCGGCGGCCTGCATCATCCGGCCAAGGTGCCACGGCCCCGGCGTGCAGGTGGTCGCCAGCGTGCCATGCGCCGGGCCGGTGCCGCCGCCGAGCATGGTGGTCAGACCCGAGTGCAGCGCGTCCTCGATCTGCTGCGGACAGATATAGTGAATGTGGCTGTCCATGCCGCCCGCGGTGAGGATGCGCCCCTCGCCCGCGATCACCTCGGTGCCCGGGCCGACGATGATGTCGACGCCCGGCTGGGTGTCGGGGTTGCCCGCCTTGCCGATCTTGGCGATGCGCCCGTCCTTGAGCCCCACGTCGGCCTTGTAGATGCCGGTGTGGTCGACGATCAGCGCGTTGGTCACCACGGTGTCGACCGCCCCTTCGGCGCGGGTGTATTGCGACTGGCCCATGCCGTCGCGGATCACCTTGCCGCCGCCGAATTTCACCTCTTCGCCGTAGATGGCGCCATTGCCGCCCTGCCCGGCCCCGGCCAGCGAAGCGGTGAGGTCGCGCTCGACCTCGATGATCAGGTCGGTGTCGGCAAGGCGCAGCTTGTCACCCGTGGTCGGGCCGAACATGGCGGCGTAGTCGCGGCGGGAAATCGTTGCGGGCATGTGGGTCTTCCTCGGATGGTCAGTTCGACAGCAGCGTGCGCAGGTCTTCGCTGCGACGCCGGGTAAGTTTGGTCAGGCAGGACACCTGCGCGATGGGTTGCAGCGAGCCGCCCTCGTAAAGCGCGCCTTCGGCTTCGCAGGCGGCGTCGCGGAACGGGATCCACGCGCGCTGTGCGTCGCGGACCTTGGCCATGAAGGCTGTGTCCCGCGCGTCCTTCAGCTGCGCATAGACGCGGTTCAGTTCGAGATCCGCCGCTTCATATTCGCCGCGGACGCAATCGCCCATTTCGATGGTGGTCTTCGCCTCGTTGCAGGCGGCAGATGCGGCGCCCGCCATGCCAAAGAGCAGCAGCGCCAGCGCGGCGGCCCTGCTTGCGGCGGGCCGAAATATTCCAGTTCGGTAATTTTTCTTGGTGCGGCAGCCTGCCGCAGGTAACGTACCCGTGAACTTAGTCATGGCCAGTCCCTCCTCCCAGCGATTTCACAGCAAGGAGCTCACGATGCGTAACAAGTTCTTTTCCACCCTGTCTTGCACGGTGCTCGTTTGCGGCGGCGCCCTTGCCGACGAAAGCGAGATCGCGCGCGGCGAATATCTCGTCCGCGGCCCCGCCGGATGCGGCAACTGCCATACGCCCTTTGGCGAGGCGGGCTTTGACATGAGCATGGAACTGGCCGGGCGGCTGGTCGAGGACAATCCGATGTTCACCGCTTATGCGCCCAACATCACGCCCGCCGGGCGCATAGCCGATTGGAGCGACGCCGAGCTTGCCCGCGCGATCCGCGAAGGGATCCGCCCGGACGGCTCGGTGATCGGCCCGCCGATGCCCTTTGCCATGTATCGCGATCTGGGGGATGCGGATCTCTCCGCGATCGTCGCCTTCCTGCGCACGCTCGATCCGGTCGAGAACGAGGTTCCGGCTTCGGTCTACAACATTCCCCTGCCCCCGGCCTATGGGCCGCCGGTCGAAAGCGTCACCGCGCCCGCGCGCGGCGTCACGGTGGAGTACGGCGAATACCTCGCGCGGGCGGTCAGCCATTGCATGGAGTGTCACTCGCCGATGGGCGAGACCGGCCCGATGCTGGACGGCGACCATCTCGGCAAGGGCGGATTCGAATTCCACGGACCGTGGGGCAGTGTCACCGCGCCCAATCTGACCAGTTCCGAGGACGGGCTGGCGGGATACAGCGACGACGAACTGAAGGCCATGATCACCGAGGGCAAGCGGCCCGACGGCGCACCGATGCTGCCGCCCATGCCCTATGGCTATCTGGCGCGGATGACGGCTGAGGACCTCGACGCGGTGATCCTCTACCTGCGCAGCCTGCCGCCGCTGCCCGACGCCTGAGCGGGCGCTTTGGCAACGGTGCGGCGCGGCAACTGCCGAGCGCCGACCAAAGGGCCGCGCGAGGATATGACGACGGGCGATCAAGCGAGATCCCGGCTCACAGCTGCGCCCGCGCGGGCGCAGGTTTCGCAGGCGTCGTGGGTTTCACCAGCGACAGGCGCACTGGACCGCAGATGCCCATGGCGGCAGGTGCGGCGGGCCGGGCCATGGGCGCAAACGCTGCGCCCTGCTGGCGTGAGAAAGCAGCGAGGCTCTGCGCCATCTGCAGTTGCAGGGCGTAGAACTGCGCGGCATTGCGCATGGTGATCGCGGCCCAGTCCATCGGTGTCATGAAAAACATCGTCTCGCTCCCCTTACACAAAATCCCTGAACGTAGGGCCCGGCGCGCCTGTCGCGCCGCGCCTCACCAGCCCGAGCGCTGGCCCGGGCGGAACTGCGGCCCGCGGCGGCTCAGCCGTTTGCGGTTGCTGCGCGCCTTGCGCTCGAGCGGCGCGGAAAAGGCGGTGATCACCGTGCCCGCGGGAGCCCCCATCATCATCGCCTGACTGGCGCGCATCCATCCTTGGACAAAGGCCGGGCCTTTCTCTGCGGTCATGCGATACGCCTCGGTCGAGGGCACCGACCACATGCCGGCAAAGCCCAGCATCCTAAGGGCGATCACGCTCTGCGCCTCGGCGCTGAGCATCCCCAGTCGCATCATGCTTCCCGTTAGTGCCCCGAATGCCTCGAACATGGCCATCGCCCCTATGCTGAAAGATAAGCGCCGTTCAGAGCGCCCCCATGACGTGCTGGTTGAAACCGTAGATCTTGCGCGCGCCCGAGATCGGGATCAGCTGCACCTCGCGGCGCTGGCCGGGCTCGAAGCGCACGGCCGTGCCCGCCGCGATATCAAGCCGCATGCCGCGCGCGGCGGCGCGGTCGAAATCGAGCGCGGGGTTGGTCTCGGCGAAATGATAATGCGAGCCGACCTGCACCGGGCGGTCGCCGGTATTGGCGACCATCAGCGTGATCGCCTCGCGCCCTTCGTTGAGCGTCAGCTCGCCCTCTGCCGGAAAGAGCTCGCCGGGGATCATTTGCGGCCACCGCCATAGAGGCGATAGGCGCCATACGCCGCCGCGCCCAGCACCGCCACCGCGGTCAGCCAGCTTTCGGCGCCATGCGGATGCATATGGGCGCCCGGATGCGCGAAGGCGGGGGTGGCAAGCGG encodes:
- a CDS encoding urease subunit beta, with amino-acid sequence MIPGELFPAEGELTLNEGREAITLMVANTGDRPVQVGSHYHFAETNPALDFDRAAARGMRLDIAAGTAVRFEPGQRREVQLIPISGARKIYGFNQHVMGAL
- a CDS encoding lysozyme inhibitor LprI family protein — translated: MTKFTGTLPAAGCRTKKNYRTGIFRPAASRAAALALLLFGMAGAASAACNEAKTTIEMGDCVRGEYEAADLELNRVYAQLKDARDTAFMAKVRDAQRAWIPFRDAACEAEGALYEGGSLQPIAQVSCLTKLTRRRSEDLRTLLSN
- the ureC gene encoding urease subunit alpha — encoded protein: MPATISRRDYAAMFGPTTGDKLRLADTDLIIEVERDLTASLAGAGQGGNGAIYGEEVKFGGGKVIRDGMGQSQYTRAEGAVDTVVTNALIVDHTGIYKADVGLKDGRIAKIGKAGNPDTQPGVDIIVGPGTEVIAGEGRILTAGGMDSHIHYICPQQIEDALHSGLTTMLGGGTGPAHGTLATTCTPGPWHLGRMMQAADAFPMNLAFAGKGNAALPAALEEQIKGGACCLKLHEDWGTTPATIDNCMSVADAWDVQVMIHTDTLNESGFVENTVAAMKGRTIHAFHTEGAGGGHAPDIIKICGEEFVLPSSTNPTRPFTTNTLEEHLDMLMVCHHLDKSIPEDVAFAESRIRRETIAAEDILHDMGAFSIIASDSQAMGRVGEVIIRTWQTADKMKKQRGKLAEETGDNDNFRVRRYIAKYTINPAIAHGISQHIGSIEEGKRADLVLWNPAFFGVKPEMVLMGGTIVCAQMGDPNASIPTPQPVYTRPMWGAYGRSVENSAVIFVSEAAQADGLRDKLGLAKQTVAVKNTRGIGKKDLILNDALPEVEVNPETYEVRANGELLTCEPAKELPMAQRYFLY
- a CDS encoding antifreeze protein encodes the protein MFEAFGALTGSMMRLGMLSAEAQSVIALRMLGFAGMWSVPSTEAYRMTAEKGPAFVQGWMRASQAMMMGAPAGTVITAFSAPLERKARSNRKRLSRRGPQFRPGQRSGW
- a CDS encoding c-type cytochrome, which translates into the protein MRNKFFSTLSCTVLVCGGALADESEIARGEYLVRGPAGCGNCHTPFGEAGFDMSMELAGRLVEDNPMFTAYAPNITPAGRIADWSDAELARAIREGIRPDGSVIGPPMPFAMYRDLGDADLSAIVAFLRTLDPVENEVPASVYNIPLPPAYGPPVESVTAPARGVTVEYGEYLARAVSHCMECHSPMGETGPMLDGDHLGKGGFEFHGPWGSVTAPNLTSSEDGLAGYSDDELKAMITEGKRPDGAPMLPPMPYGYLARMTAEDLDAVILYLRSLPPLPDA